A stretch of Nocardia fluminea DNA encodes these proteins:
- the panB gene encoding 3-methyl-2-oxobutanoate hydroxymethyltransferase translates to MSVSDEQSPAYGATPAETKPRRKTRVQHLQQMKADGERWSMLTAYDYSSARLFEEAGIPVLLVGDSAANVVYGYDTTVPITVDELIPLVRGVVRGAPHALVVADLPFGTYESSPQQALATAIRFMKEGGAHAVKLEGGERVAEQIALITSAGIPVMAHIGFTPQSVNTLGGFRVQGRGDGAEQLVADAIAVQEAGAFSVVMEMVPAEIAGQVTRKLTIPTVGIGAGADCDAQVLVWQDMAGYTSGKTAKFVKRFGNVGDELRTAAATYAAEVRQGTFPGPEHSF, encoded by the coding sequence ATGTCCGTATCCGATGAGCAGAGTCCTGCCTACGGTGCCACTCCCGCCGAAACCAAGCCACGCCGCAAGACCCGCGTCCAGCATCTACAGCAGATGAAGGCCGACGGTGAGCGCTGGTCGATGCTGACGGCCTACGACTACTCGTCCGCGCGACTGTTCGAGGAAGCCGGTATCCCCGTGCTCCTGGTCGGCGATTCGGCCGCCAATGTCGTCTACGGCTACGACACCACCGTGCCGATCACCGTCGACGAACTCATTCCGCTCGTGCGCGGTGTCGTGCGCGGCGCACCGCACGCGCTGGTCGTGGCCGACCTGCCGTTCGGGACCTACGAGTCCTCGCCCCAGCAAGCGCTGGCGACCGCCATCCGCTTCATGAAGGAGGGCGGCGCGCACGCGGTGAAGCTCGAGGGCGGTGAACGGGTCGCCGAGCAGATCGCGCTCATCACCTCCGCGGGCATTCCCGTGATGGCCCACATCGGGTTCACCCCGCAGAGCGTGAACACCCTGGGCGGATTCCGGGTGCAGGGTCGGGGCGACGGCGCCGAGCAGCTGGTCGCCGACGCGATCGCGGTGCAGGAAGCCGGCGCGTTCTCGGTGGTCATGGAAATGGTCCCCGCCGAGATCGCCGGCCAGGTCACCCGCAAGCTGACCATCCCCACCGTCGGCATCGGCGCGGGTGCCGACTGCGACGCCCAGGTGCTGGTCTGGCAGGACATGGCCGGCTACACCAGCGGCAAGACCGCCAAGTTCGTCAAGCGCTTCGGCAATGTGGGCGACGAACTCCGCACCGCCGCGGCCACTTACGCCGCCGAAGTCCGCCAGGGCACCTTCCCCGGCCCCGAACACAGCTTCTGA
- the pip gene encoding prolyl aminopeptidase: protein MRTLYPTIEPVEQGLLDVGDGQSVYWEVSGNPDGKPVVFVHGGPGGGTGPLQRRFFDPAMYRIVLFDQRGCGKSMPHIADGAALEANTTPNLIADMEALRAHLGIERWQVFGGSWGSTLGLAYAQAHPERVTELVLRGIFLLRRKEIDWYYNGAAGNVYPAEWASFLAPVPVEDRGDDLVEVYHRLLHSPDPQVALDAAVAWSTWEGATSSLLPQPDRVAETAEARFALAFARIENHYFRHGGFLEEGQLLRDIDRIADIPGVIVQGRHDIVCPAVSAWDLHNAWPSSTLHIVEDAGHTAHEPGITARLVEATDTFGKRG, encoded by the coding sequence ATGCGCACCCTGTACCCCACGATCGAACCGGTCGAGCAGGGCCTCCTCGACGTCGGCGACGGCCAGTCGGTGTACTGGGAGGTCAGCGGCAATCCCGACGGCAAGCCGGTGGTGTTCGTACACGGCGGACCCGGCGGCGGCACCGGGCCCCTGCAACGGCGCTTCTTCGACCCGGCCATGTACCGGATCGTGCTGTTCGATCAGCGCGGCTGCGGAAAGTCCATGCCGCACATCGCCGATGGCGCCGCGCTGGAGGCCAACACCACCCCGAATCTGATCGCCGACATGGAGGCGCTGCGCGCCCATCTGGGAATCGAGCGCTGGCAGGTGTTCGGCGGTTCGTGGGGGTCCACGCTCGGGCTGGCCTATGCGCAGGCTCATCCCGAGCGGGTGACCGAACTGGTGTTGCGTGGCATCTTCTTGTTGCGGCGCAAGGAAATCGACTGGTACTACAACGGCGCCGCGGGCAACGTCTATCCCGCCGAGTGGGCGAGCTTCCTGGCCCCGGTGCCCGTCGAGGATCGTGGGGACGACCTCGTCGAGGTGTATCACCGGCTGCTGCACTCCCCCGATCCGCAGGTCGCCCTCGATGCCGCGGTCGCGTGGTCGACGTGGGAGGGCGCGACGAGTTCCCTGCTCCCGCAACCGGATCGGGTCGCCGAAACCGCCGAAGCCCGCTTCGCCCTCGCGTTCGCCCGGATCGAAAACCACTATTTTCGCCACGGCGGATTCCTCGAGGAGGGACAGTTGCTGCGAGACATCGATCGGATCGCCGACATCCCCGGGGTGATCGTGCAGGGCCGCCACGACATCGTGTGCCCCGCGGTGAGCGCATGGGATCTGCACAACGCGTGGCCGTCCTCGACGCTGCACATCGTCGAGGACGCCGGCCACACCGCGCACGAGCCCGGCATCACCGCCCGCTTGGTGGAGGCGACCGATACGTTCGGAAAGCGAGGCTGA
- a CDS encoding CHAD domain-containing protein, with amino-acid sequence MATEAGEAVVAALREDIDRLFDAEPDVRADADDSVHQMRVATRRLRSVLRSYRKLFDTEKAAATVTELKWLADLLGVARDAEVRGERFTDLLAGYDQVPTEVTDALVGGSHTAYTDAHAEIVSALDGKRYRRLRKVLKTWRTDPPLVPKLARDSATQVFAKVLRRDRKRLRALVFAEPTATPADRVELLHDIRKGAKRLRYSCEAAATVLGTDAADLGARAKRLQSVLGDHRDAVESREAILVAAAGSHAVAATVYELLADTEEAAAGRAIAHYPAAAAFISVAN; translated from the coding sequence ATGGCGACCGAGGCCGGAGAAGCCGTCGTCGCGGCACTGCGTGAGGACATCGACCGGCTGTTCGACGCCGAACCCGATGTGCGCGCCGACGCCGACGATTCGGTCCACCAGATGCGGGTGGCCACGCGCAGGCTGCGCAGTGTCCTGCGCTCCTATCGCAAGCTGTTCGACACCGAGAAGGCCGCCGCCACGGTCACCGAACTGAAGTGGCTCGCCGACCTGCTCGGCGTGGCCCGCGACGCCGAAGTCCGCGGCGAACGGTTCACCGACCTGCTGGCCGGATACGACCAGGTCCCCACCGAGGTCACCGATGCCCTCGTCGGCGGCTCGCACACGGCCTACACCGATGCGCACGCGGAGATCGTGAGCGCCTTGGACGGCAAGCGCTACCGCCGCCTGCGGAAAGTCCTGAAAACCTGGCGCACCGATCCCCCACTCGTCCCGAAACTCGCCCGCGACAGCGCCACCCAGGTTTTCGCGAAGGTCCTGCGCCGCGATCGCAAACGCCTGCGCGCGCTCGTCTTCGCCGAGCCCACCGCCACCCCGGCGGACCGGGTGGAACTGCTCCACGACATCCGCAAGGGCGCCAAGCGTTTACGTTATTCCTGCGAAGCCGCCGCGACAGTCCTCGGCACCGACGCCGCCGACCTCGGCGCCCGGGCCAAGCGCCTGCAATCCGTCCTCGGCGATCACCGCGACGCCGTCGAATCCCGCGAAGCGATCCTGGTGGCGGCAGCGGGCAGCCACGCGGTCGCGGCGACCGTCTACGAGCTCCTGGCCGACACCGAGGAGGCAGCCGCGGGCCGAGCCATCGCCCACTACCCGGCGGCCGCGGCCTTCATCTCCGTGGCGAACTGA
- a CDS encoding RNB domain-containing ribonuclease yields the protein MDFGSHTTDGSQDRGRNDFFQLHQRIVSAPVDFGAIRSEFGLASEYPTEAVSDARDAVDAFAGTRVDRTDIEFVTIDPPSALDLDQALHIERTPTGFTLHYAIADLGAVIVPGSALAAEAEVRGQTYYLPDGNVPLHPTVLSEGAASLLPGVDRPVALWTIELDNDAAPTSFSVTRALVRSRVRFDYAQVQAAADAGTLPPSLTALPEFGRLRIEAGLDRGAISLRLPAQEVIADGDGWRLRLEPRTEADDWNEQVSLLTGMCAARIMLEHNGIGLLRTMPPPPQRAIDSMRRTAAALGVEWPAEVSVGRMLAGLDANTSAALVLMSEATGLLRGASYTLLAELDDPTPQQLTHSAIGAPYAHVTAPLRRLADRFTTEICLAHGAGVDMPQWVVDGLKTAAETMRRTDAVANKVDRACVDLTEATVLQPRVGTDFAAVVLREATDSRPAEIFVGEPPILARCAGRPPEGRDVAVRLAVADPATRTIGFEYDGSRR from the coding sequence ATGGACTTCGGATCACACACGACGGATGGTTCGCAGGATCGGGGCCGGAACGATTTCTTCCAGCTCCATCAGCGGATCGTCTCGGCGCCGGTCGACTTCGGCGCCATCCGTTCCGAATTCGGACTGGCCTCGGAGTATCCGACCGAGGCCGTCTCCGACGCCCGCGACGCGGTGGACGCGTTCGCGGGCACCCGGGTCGACCGAACCGATATCGAGTTCGTGACCATCGACCCGCCCAGCGCGCTGGATCTGGACCAGGCGCTGCATATCGAACGCACCCCCACCGGCTTCACCTTGCACTACGCGATCGCCGATCTCGGTGCGGTGATCGTGCCGGGCAGTGCGCTGGCCGCCGAAGCTGAAGTACGCGGGCAGACCTACTATCTGCCCGACGGCAATGTGCCGCTGCATCCGACCGTGCTGTCCGAGGGCGCCGCGAGCCTGCTGCCCGGCGTCGACCGGCCGGTCGCGTTGTGGACCATCGAACTCGACAACGATGCCGCGCCGACGAGCTTTTCGGTGACGCGCGCGTTGGTGCGCTCGCGGGTGCGGTTCGACTACGCGCAGGTCCAGGCCGCCGCCGACGCCGGGACTCTGCCGCCGTCGCTCACCGCGCTGCCCGAATTCGGGCGGCTGCGGATCGAGGCGGGGCTGGATCGAGGCGCCATCTCGTTGCGCTTGCCCGCGCAGGAAGTGATTGCCGACGGTGACGGCTGGCGCCTGCGATTGGAGCCTCGCACCGAGGCCGACGACTGGAACGAGCAGGTCTCGCTGCTCACCGGAATGTGTGCGGCGCGAATCATGCTGGAACACAATGGGATCGGCTTGCTGCGCACGATGCCGCCACCCCCGCAGCGCGCGATCGATTCGATGCGGCGCACGGCGGCGGCGCTGGGAGTCGAGTGGCCCGCCGAAGTCTCCGTGGGGCGCATGCTCGCGGGCCTCGACGCGAACACCTCCGCCGCGCTGGTGTTGATGTCGGAAGCCACCGGGCTGTTGCGTGGCGCGAGCTACACACTGCTCGCCGAACTCGACGACCCGACGCCGCAACAGTTGACGCACAGTGCGATCGGTGCACCGTACGCGCACGTGACGGCGCCGCTGCGCCGGTTGGCCGACCGGTTCACCACCGAGATCTGCCTGGCGCATGGTGCCGGGGTCGACATGCCGCAATGGGTGGTGGACGGGCTGAAGACCGCCGCCGAGACGATGCGACGCACCGATGCCGTCGCCAACAAGGTCGATCGCGCCTGCGTCGACCTGACCGAGGCCACCGTCCTGCAGCCCCGGGTCGGCACCGACTTCGCCGCCGTGGTGCTGCGTGAGGCCACCGACTCACGGCCCGCCGAGATCTTTGTCGGCGAACCGCCGATCCTCGCCCGCTGCGCGGGACGGCCACCGGAAGGGCGCGACGTCGCGGTGCGGTTGGCTGTCGCCGACCCGGCCACCCGGACTATCGGGTTCGAGTACGACGGGTCGCGTCGATAG
- a CDS encoding alpha/beta hydrolase, whose amino-acid sequence MERVDVSFPSGDQQCAAWLYLPDGAPRPRPLVIMGHGLGATREMGLDRYARRFVAAGMGVLAFDYRNFGASEGTPRQVLNIARQRQDWKAAIAYARSIRGFDATRIALWGTSFGGGHVLAVAPDDDYLAAVVAQVPFTSGWASGMAKGPISLTKVATIAATDLLFGPIRRKPVRIRLAGRKRSAALMSATDVPEGYGRLAEESDNYDPKVGARVAFSTLFDSPGRRAKSLKVPVFYAIAENDSIAPAGPTRKAAERTKHAVVKQYPVGHFDVYFDDVFEQVVRDQTDFLVSVLRP is encoded by the coding sequence ATGGAACGTGTCGACGTCAGTTTCCCTTCGGGTGACCAGCAGTGCGCCGCGTGGCTCTACCTGCCCGACGGCGCGCCTCGTCCGCGGCCGTTGGTGATCATGGGGCACGGGCTCGGGGCCACCCGCGAGATGGGGTTGGATCGGTATGCGCGGCGGTTCGTCGCCGCGGGGATGGGGGTGCTCGCGTTCGACTACCGGAATTTCGGCGCCAGCGAGGGGACGCCGCGCCAGGTTCTCAACATCGCGCGTCAGCGGCAGGACTGGAAGGCCGCAATCGCCTACGCCCGCAGCATCCGGGGCTTCGACGCCACGCGGATCGCGTTGTGGGGCACCTCGTTCGGCGGTGGGCATGTGCTCGCGGTGGCACCCGACGACGATTACCTCGCCGCGGTGGTGGCCCAGGTGCCGTTCACCAGCGGGTGGGCGTCGGGGATGGCGAAGGGCCCGATCAGCCTGACCAAGGTCGCCACCATCGCCGCCACCGACCTGCTCTTTGGCCCGATCCGCCGCAAGCCCGTCCGCATCCGCCTGGCCGGGCGCAAGCGTTCCGCGGCGTTGATGAGCGCCACCGATGTGCCGGAGGGCTACGGCCGGCTGGCCGAGGAGAGCGACAACTACGACCCCAAAGTCGGTGCCCGCGTGGCCTTCTCGACCCTGTTCGACTCCCCCGGCCGCCGCGCCAAATCGTTGAAGGTCCCCGTCTTCTACGCGATCGCCGAGAACGACTCGATCGCCCCCGCGGGCCCGACCCGCAAGGCCGCCGAGCGCACCAAACACGCTGTGGTGAAACAGTATCCGGTCGGCCACTTCGACGTGTACTTCGACGATGTCTTCGAACAGGTCGTGCGCGACCAGACCGATTTCCTGGTGTCGGTCCTTCGTCCCTGA
- a CDS encoding S1 family peptidase codes for MAAFAAAIAGVLTASAGAGSVTADPSVVLGAASGIVFDNNSGCSLTAIGHDGAGRLVGLTAGHCAPTGSRVGAEQALAAGVIGTVAYSDDGDYLDFAVLQLDASKVTPVRTIGQTTVAGIGGTPGPGATVCSDGRTSGRSCGVVWGELEGTSINQYCSQPGDSGGPVVVGDRLVGMNQGRLTGLGPVDFDVPCTGGANPIHSPAYFQPIQVILDVLNRAGGVGAGFQPI; via the coding sequence ATGGCGGCGTTTGCGGCGGCCATCGCGGGGGTGCTCACCGCGTCCGCGGGTGCGGGCAGCGTGACGGCCGATCCGAGCGTGGTGCTCGGTGCGGCGTCGGGCATCGTCTTCGACAACAACTCCGGTTGTTCGCTCACGGCCATCGGCCACGACGGTGCGGGGCGCCTGGTCGGCCTCACCGCGGGCCACTGCGCGCCGACCGGTTCGCGCGTGGGCGCCGAACAGGCGCTCGCGGCAGGCGTGATCGGCACCGTCGCGTACTCCGACGACGGCGACTACCTGGATTTCGCGGTGCTGCAACTGGACGCCTCGAAGGTGACGCCGGTGCGCACCATCGGCCAGACCACCGTCGCCGGCATCGGCGGCACGCCCGGTCCCGGTGCCACGGTGTGCTCGGACGGGCGCACCAGTGGTCGCAGCTGTGGCGTGGTGTGGGGTGAGCTCGAAGGCACCTCCATCAACCAATACTGCTCGCAGCCGGGCGATTCCGGCGGCCCCGTCGTCGTGGGCGACCGCCTCGTCGGCATGAACCAGGGCCGGCTCACCGGCCTGGGCCCGGTCGATTTCGACGTCCCCTGCACCGGGGGCGCCAACCCGATCCACTCGCCCGCCTACTTCCAGCCCATCCAGGTGATCCTGGACGTGCTCAACCGCGCAGGCGGCGTAGGCGCGGGCTTCCAGCCCATCTGA
- a CDS encoding bifunctional RNase H/acid phosphatase gives MNQVIVEADGGSRGNPGPAGYGAVVFAADHVRVLAERKEYIGIATNNVAEYRGLIAGLAAAAELGARVVTVRMDSKLVVEQMSGRWKIKHASMIPLAEQARALVAGFDRVSFAWIPRAENSHADRLANEAMDDGALTGTVREAVAAGYTAGDEVAVPKTADANKVSPGWTGAVGKPTRLLLLRHGQTALSVERRYSGRGNPPLTDLGREQAERAAKMLAAKGDIAAVVSSPLQRARSTAEAAASALGVGLRVLDGLTETDFGDWEGLTFAEAAERDPLLHRDWLGDPSIPAPGGESFDQVRERIEGVRRDLVALYPGQNVVVVSHVTPIKTLLQLALGAGPSLLYRLHLDLASLCVAEFYPDGGASVRLVNDTSYL, from the coding sequence ATGAACCAGGTCATCGTCGAAGCCGACGGTGGCTCGCGCGGCAATCCCGGCCCGGCCGGGTACGGCGCGGTGGTGTTCGCCGCCGATCACGTGCGGGTGCTCGCCGAACGCAAGGAGTACATCGGCATCGCCACCAACAATGTGGCCGAATACCGGGGCCTCATCGCGGGTTTGGCGGCGGCGGCCGAGCTGGGCGCGCGGGTCGTCACGGTGCGGATGGACTCCAAACTCGTCGTCGAGCAGATGTCGGGACGCTGGAAGATCAAGCACGCCTCGATGATTCCGCTCGCCGAGCAGGCGCGGGCGCTGGTCGCCGGATTCGATCGGGTGAGCTTCGCCTGGATTCCGCGTGCGGAGAACTCACACGCCGACCGCCTCGCGAACGAGGCGATGGACGACGGTGCGCTCACCGGAACCGTGCGCGAGGCCGTCGCGGCCGGATATACCGCCGGTGACGAGGTCGCGGTACCGAAAACGGCTGATGCGAACAAGGTTTCGCCCGGCTGGACCGGCGCTGTCGGCAAGCCGACCCGCTTGCTGCTGCTGCGCCACGGCCAGACCGCGCTGTCGGTGGAGCGCCGCTACTCCGGCCGCGGCAACCCGCCGCTGACCGACCTCGGACGCGAGCAGGCCGAGCGCGCGGCGAAAATGCTTGCCGCCAAAGGCGATATCGCCGCCGTGGTGAGTTCGCCGTTGCAGCGGGCCCGCTCCACCGCCGAAGCCGCGGCATCCGCCCTCGGGGTGGGGTTGCGCGTCCTCGACGGTCTCACCGAGACCGATTTCGGCGACTGGGAGGGCCTCACCTTCGCCGAGGCCGCCGAGCGCGATCCGCTGCTGCACCGCGACTGGCTCGGCGACCCGTCGATCCCCGCGCCCGGCGGCGAGAGTTTCGATCAGGTCCGCGAACGTATCGAGGGGGTGCGCCGCGATCTGGTGGCGCTGTACCCGGGCCAGAACGTGGTGGTGGTCAGCCATGTGACCCCGATCAAGACGCTGCTGCAACTGGCGCTGGGCGCCGGGCCGTCGCTGCTGTACCGCCTGCACCTCGACCTCGCGTCGCTGTGCGTCGCCGAGTTCTATCCCGACGGTGGCGCCTCGGTGCGCCTGGTCAACGACACCTCGTACCTGTGA
- a CDS encoding zinc ribbon domain-containing protein, giving the protein MNVEPSVQTKLLQLAGVDAELTRIAHRRSALPEQQEVTRLAAERHGYKDAAVAVEIGIDDLDRDIRKLEGEVDAVRKREDRDRGMLTSGAVAAKQLSEIQHELGSLERRRAVLEDELLTVMEQREAMLADHDHAGARLSKADQDLEDAERLRDEAMADLEVAQQRCEKDRSELIGLFPADLIALYDKQRAAHGVGAALLQARRCGACRIEIDRGEMQRIAQAAPDAVVRCPECGAIMVRTKESGL; this is encoded by the coding sequence TTGAATGTCGAACCGTCGGTCCAGACCAAGCTGTTGCAGCTCGCAGGAGTCGATGCCGAGTTGACGCGCATCGCCCACCGCCGTTCCGCCCTGCCGGAACAGCAGGAAGTGACACGTCTGGCGGCCGAACGCCACGGCTACAAGGACGCGGCCGTGGCGGTGGAGATCGGCATCGACGATCTGGACCGCGACATCCGCAAGCTGGAGGGCGAAGTCGACGCCGTCCGCAAGCGTGAGGACCGTGACCGCGGCATGCTCACCTCGGGCGCCGTCGCCGCCAAGCAGCTCTCCGAGATCCAGCACGAACTGGGCAGCCTCGAGCGTCGCCGCGCGGTGCTGGAGGACGAACTGCTGACCGTGATGGAGCAGCGCGAGGCGATGCTCGCCGACCACGACCACGCCGGTGCGCGGCTGAGCAAGGCCGACCAGGACCTCGAGGACGCCGAACGGCTGCGCGACGAGGCGATGGCCGATCTCGAAGTGGCACAGCAGCGATGCGAGAAGGACCGCTCCGAGCTGATCGGGTTGTTCCCCGCCGATCTGATCGCCCTCTACGACAAGCAGCGCGCGGCGCACGGTGTCGGCGCGGCCCTGCTGCAGGCCCGTCGCTGCGGCGCCTGCCGGATCGAGATCGACCGCGGCGAGATGCAGCGCATCGCCCAGGCCGCGCCCGACGCGGTGGTGCGCTGCCCGGAGTGCGGCGCGATCATGGTGCGCACCAAGGAATCGGGGCTGTGA
- a CDS encoding Nif3-like dinuclear metal center hexameric protein, with product MTDLAELIGVLDAAYPPRLAESWDSVGLVCGDPAQEVTKVVFAVDATAAVVDEAIGWGAQALVVHHPLLLRGVDTVAADTPKGALLHRLIRSGCALFSAHTNADSADPGVSDALAAAVGLTVTGPLDPKPTASVDKWVIQVPQTHTASLMSALFTAGAGAIGDYREAAWYTAGTGQFLPVAGAAPAIGAIGTVETVTEDAVEVVAPPTSRLAVLAALRAAHPYEEPAYHVTERAPLPSSLGIGRVGELPQPETLREFTARVGAGLPRTVWGVRAAGDPDRVIERVAVCGGAGDSYLDKAIRAGVDAYLTSDLRHHPVDEHLRRGGPALIDAAHWATEFPWCGQAEQFVNLALPGVRTRVCALRTDPWTVSG from the coding sequence GTGACCGACCTGGCCGAACTGATCGGGGTACTCGACGCGGCGTACCCGCCGAGACTGGCCGAGTCGTGGGACTCGGTGGGGCTCGTGTGTGGTGACCCCGCGCAGGAGGTCACCAAGGTGGTCTTCGCCGTCGACGCGACCGCCGCTGTCGTCGACGAGGCAATCGGCTGGGGCGCACAGGCTTTGGTCGTCCACCATCCGCTCCTGCTGCGCGGGGTCGACACCGTCGCCGCCGACACGCCGAAAGGCGCACTGCTGCACCGGCTGATCCGATCCGGCTGTGCCCTGTTCTCCGCGCACACCAATGCCGATTCCGCCGACCCCGGCGTCTCCGACGCGCTGGCCGCGGCGGTCGGCCTGACCGTCACCGGCCCCCTGGATCCCAAACCGACTGCCTCCGTGGACAAATGGGTCATCCAGGTGCCGCAGACCCACACCGCTTCCTTGATGTCGGCCCTGTTCACGGCGGGCGCGGGCGCGATCGGCGACTACCGCGAAGCCGCCTGGTACACCGCGGGCACGGGCCAATTCCTGCCCGTCGCGGGTGCCGCCCCGGCGATCGGCGCGATCGGCACCGTCGAGACCGTCACCGAGGACGCGGTCGAAGTGGTCGCGCCCCCGACCTCCCGCCTGGCCGTTCTCGCCGCCCTGCGCGCCGCCCACCCGTACGAGGAACCCGCCTATCACGTCACCGAGCGCGCACCCCTGCCGTCCTCGCTCGGCATCGGCCGCGTCGGCGAACTCCCACAGCCCGAAACCCTGCGCGAGTTCACCGCCCGCGTCGGCGCCGGTCTGCCGCGCACCGTCTGGGGCGTGCGCGCCGCGGGCGATCCGGACCGGGTCATCGAACGCGTGGCGGTCTGCGGCGGCGCGGGGGACTCCTACCTCGACAAGGCCATCCGGGCCGGCGTCGACGCCTACCTCACCTCCGACCTGCGCCACCACCCCGTCGACGAACACCTCCGGCGCGGCGGGCCCGCCCTCATCGACGCCGCTCACTGGGCCACCGAGTTCCCCTGGTGTGGTCAGGCCGAGCAGTTCGTCAACCTGGCTCTGCCCGGGGTGCGGACCCGCGTGTGCGCCCTGCGCACCGACCCGTGGACGGTCAGCGGCTGA
- the cobC gene encoding Rv2231c family pyridoxal phosphate-dependent protein CobC: MLEDSVDPAMLRHHGDVEARPGMLDFAVNVQGLAPPDWLRDRLAARLADLGRYPSSDDEHAARVAVAARHGRSPDEVLLLAGAAEGFALLPRLAPRLAAVVHPSFTEPELALREANIPVVRVILERPYTLDPALVPEDADLVVLGNPTNPTSILHPAETIRALRRPGRIVVIDEAFADAVAGRRVDAITSGASSAGHVVFGEPESLAGFSAPDVLVFRSLTKTWALAGLRCGYALGAPDVLARLAHGRPHWPLGTLQFEAIIATAEPAAVAESQRYAERIAADRTAMIDRLTALGLDVHTPATGPFLLLRVPDGALLRKHLADRGVAVRRADTFPGLGPDHLRVAVRGAAEVDRLIDALKTALW; encoded by the coding sequence GTGCTCGAGGACTCCGTCGACCCCGCGATGTTGCGCCACCACGGTGACGTGGAGGCGCGCCCGGGCATGCTCGATTTCGCGGTGAACGTCCAGGGCCTCGCTCCACCGGACTGGCTGCGCGATCGCCTGGCCGCCCGGCTCGCCGACCTCGGCCGCTACCCGAGTTCCGACGACGAGCACGCCGCCCGCGTGGCCGTCGCGGCCCGCCACGGCCGCTCGCCCGACGAGGTATTGCTGCTGGCGGGCGCCGCCGAGGGGTTCGCGCTGCTGCCCCGCCTGGCGCCCCGCCTCGCGGCCGTCGTCCACCCGTCCTTCACCGAGCCGGAACTGGCACTGCGCGAGGCAAACATCCCGGTCGTCCGCGTGATCCTCGAACGTCCGTACACACTGGACCCCGCCCTGGTCCCCGAGGACGCCGACCTCGTGGTCCTCGGCAACCCCACCAACCCCACTTCGATCCTGCATCCCGCGGAGACGATTCGGGCATTGCGCCGCCCCGGCCGGATCGTCGTGATCGACGAAGCCTTCGCCGACGCGGTCGCCGGCAGGCGGGTGGACGCAATCACCTCCGGTGCGAGTTCAGCCGGCCATGTCGTTTTTGGTGAGCCGGAGTCGCTTGCCGGTTTCTCGGCCCCCGATGTCCTCGTGTTCCGCAGCCTCACCAAGACCTGGGCACTGGCCGGTCTGCGGTGCGGCTACGCGCTCGGCGCTCCCGACGTGCTGGCCCGGCTCGCCCACGGCCGCCCGCACTGGCCGCTCGGCACCCTCCAGTTCGAGGCGATCATCGCGACGGCCGAACCCGCCGCGGTCGCGGAGTCCCAGCGCTACGCGGAGCGCATCGCCGCCGACCGCACCGCGATGATCGACCGTCTCACCGCACTCGGCCTCGATGTGCACACCCCGGCGACGGGCCCGTTTTTGCTGCTCCGCGTTCCCGACGGCGCGCTCCTGCGCAAACATCTTGCCGACCGTGGCGTAGCCGTTCGCCGCGCCGACACGTTCCCCGGCTTGGGGCCCGACCATCTGCGCGTAGCGGTCCGTGGCGCCGCCGAGGTCGACCGATTGATCGACGCACTGAAGACAGCACTGTGGTGA
- a CDS encoding low molecular weight protein-tyrosine-phosphatase — protein sequence MVPVGPLHVSFICTGNICRSPMAAKMFEAHLYRAGLANRVRVSSAGTGSWHVGDAADPRTEATLRRAGYPTEHTAATFGPEHSDADLIIVLDTGHDRELAHRGVPTEQRRLLRSFDPAADGRDVPDPYYGDQADFDLVRDQIEAAIPGLLDWVHAELDARNSAGVPL from the coding sequence ATGGTTCCCGTGGGTCCACTACATGTCTCGTTCATTTGCACAGGCAATATCTGCCGGTCACCGATGGCCGCGAAGATGTTCGAGGCGCACCTCTACCGAGCAGGGCTGGCGAACCGCGTGCGAGTGAGCAGCGCGGGCACCGGTTCGTGGCACGTCGGCGACGCGGCCGACCCGCGCACCGAGGCGACTCTGCGCCGCGCCGGCTACCCGACCGAGCACACCGCGGCGACTTTCGGTCCCGAGCACAGTGACGCCGACCTGATCATCGTGCTGGACACCGGCCACGACCGCGAGCTCGCGCACCGCGGCGTCCCCACCGAGCAGCGCAGGCTGCTGCGCAGCTTCGACCCCGCGGCCGACGGCCGTGACGTGCCCGACCCCTACTACGGCGACCAGGCCGACTTCGACCTGGTCCGCGACCAGATCGAGGCCGCCATTCCCGGCCTGCTCGACTGGGTCCACGCCGAACTGGACGCGCGCAACTCTGCCGGTGTGCCGCTCTGA